The following are from one region of the Streptomyces tuirus genome:
- a CDS encoding BTAD domain-containing putative transcriptional regulator: MRIRRRSFGDFVKAFLAFLALAVLLVGVPGALATQIGWPLPSGVPSFDWLQQEITVHTFLNILTVIVWLAWAQFTACVLVEMKAALSGVGVPGRVPGAGPSQLLARQLVAALLLVGATAASFTPGLSQLGNAYDANQKPTVAAAQATPGIFAQQQEQASGAAAALAEQASHAAAHADAGGSTAKQGDTKYYRIQPPEGRHHDSLWEIAQRHLGDGRRYKEIFELNKDRVQPDGSKLSEASLIRPGWIMEMPGDARGGDLVEMPDEAPNVSPDVQQQISDYARTGDHAQGGGGSGAQGGGSGAQGGGHEHAGGGGHEQAGGATQVSVPDQQRPAPDTGHQQATPVGAESDSSFGLPEALLTAPLLAAGLLGALGRRRRQALWQSAFGAVGGRRGMEPPTPSGDAQDVQDALLVGADPEGVRLLDRSLRGLAAALAEESRALPVVYAAWLSNGDLHLQLAQPAGKPPAPWQQGQDQTFWMLSRTDAERYEDVDTAAPYPGLVSLGTMDDSRLLLNLEAVPGIVSLSGREADRAAVFASVAAELATNGWSDRMTITLVGFGEDLTPLAPNRIRHLEDIEALVETMEAETRQRRGALGAAGHDSVLTGRTGPAQHTRWAPHLVLLAAQPSAEDAVTLAELAADASRLGIGYLVGTETGDLPGAAWEMEITGEGKLLAPLLGLELDAQLLPVAQQRAVVELFVEADPERESDGPATTPPFLVDISEQGRPAVYARLVGPYEIIGLDTPDGERSALLHEALALLLLHREGVHPRVLSSALWPRGVTDDVRSALLDRLRIWLGTDPDGTPRLGRDASGRLTLAKTVVSDLDVLRSLYHEATQGKGVDSRAVRGRLLTDALVLVRGPLLADRPEGRYRWLTHEIVDAQLPLLVADTGLALCEFHMEKNRAEKAIEALNAALRTAPADERLWHELLRATHSTGDSERLTGLATDLIGRSGARGLPPRTEALLDELLPTWRDAIAATG, from the coding sequence GTGCGGATCCGGCGGCGGTCGTTCGGGGACTTCGTGAAGGCGTTCCTCGCCTTCCTCGCCCTGGCCGTACTGCTCGTCGGCGTGCCGGGCGCGCTGGCCACGCAGATCGGGTGGCCGCTGCCCAGCGGGGTGCCCAGTTTCGACTGGCTGCAGCAAGAGATCACCGTCCACACGTTCCTGAACATCCTCACCGTCATCGTGTGGCTGGCGTGGGCGCAGTTCACGGCGTGCGTGCTCGTGGAGATGAAGGCGGCTCTGTCGGGCGTCGGCGTGCCGGGCCGGGTGCCGGGTGCGGGGCCGAGTCAGCTGCTGGCGCGCCAGCTCGTCGCCGCGCTGCTGCTCGTCGGCGCGACCGCCGCCAGCTTCACGCCCGGGCTGTCACAGCTCGGGAACGCCTACGACGCCAACCAGAAGCCGACCGTTGCGGCCGCCCAGGCCACCCCGGGCATCTTCGCCCAGCAGCAGGAGCAGGCCTCCGGCGCCGCGGCGGCCCTCGCCGAGCAGGCGTCGCACGCCGCCGCCCACGCCGACGCCGGCGGCAGCACCGCCAAGCAGGGCGACACGAAGTACTACCGGATCCAGCCGCCCGAGGGGCGTCACCACGACTCCCTCTGGGAGATAGCCCAACGGCACCTCGGTGACGGGCGCCGCTACAAGGAGATCTTCGAGCTCAACAAGGACCGCGTGCAGCCGGACGGGTCCAAGCTCTCCGAGGCCAGTCTCATCCGGCCCGGCTGGATCATGGAGATGCCGGGCGACGCCCGCGGCGGCGACCTCGTCGAGATGCCCGACGAGGCACCCAACGTGTCGCCGGACGTGCAGCAGCAGATCAGCGACTACGCCCGGACCGGGGACCACGCCCAGGGCGGCGGCGGCTCCGGCGCCCAGGGGGGAGGCTCTGGAGCTCAGGGCGGCGGACACGAGCACGCCGGTGGCGGTGGACACGAACAAGCCGGTGGCGCCACCCAGGTGTCCGTCCCCGACCAGCAGCGGCCCGCCCCCGACACCGGGCACCAGCAGGCCACCCCCGTCGGCGCCGAGTCCGACAGCTCCTTCGGTCTCCCCGAAGCCCTCCTCACCGCCCCCCTGCTCGCCGCCGGTCTCCTCGGCGCCCTGGGCCGGCGGCGCCGGCAGGCGCTGTGGCAGTCGGCGTTCGGGGCCGTCGGCGGCCGGCGCGGCATGGAGCCGCCCACCCCGAGCGGTGACGCGCAGGACGTCCAGGACGCGCTGCTCGTCGGTGCCGACCCCGAGGGCGTCCGGCTGCTCGACCGCAGCCTGCGCGGCCTCGCCGCCGCCCTCGCCGAGGAGTCGCGCGCGCTGCCGGTCGTCTACGCGGCCTGGCTGAGCAACGGCGACCTGCACCTCCAGCTCGCCCAGCCCGCCGGGAAGCCCCCGGCCCCCTGGCAGCAGGGCCAGGACCAGACGTTCTGGATGCTGTCGCGGACCGACGCCGAGCGCTACGAGGACGTCGACACCGCCGCGCCCTACCCGGGTCTCGTCAGCCTCGGCACGATGGACGACTCGCGGCTGCTGCTCAACCTGGAGGCCGTGCCCGGCATCGTGTCGCTGAGCGGCCGGGAGGCCGACCGGGCCGCCGTCTTCGCGTCCGTCGCCGCCGAGTTGGCGACCAACGGCTGGTCCGACCGCATGACCATCACCCTCGTCGGGTTCGGCGAGGACCTCACCCCGCTCGCCCCGAACCGGATCCGTCACCTCGAGGACATCGAGGCGCTCGTCGAGACGATGGAGGCCGAGACGCGGCAGCGGCGCGGAGCGCTCGGCGCCGCCGGGCACGACTCCGTCCTCACCGGACGCACCGGGCCCGCCCAGCACACCCGCTGGGCCCCGCACCTCGTCCTGCTCGCCGCCCAGCCGTCCGCCGAGGACGCCGTCACCCTCGCCGAACTGGCCGCCGACGCGAGCCGTCTCGGCATCGGCTACCTCGTCGGCACCGAGACCGGCGATCTGCCGGGCGCCGCCTGGGAGATGGAGATCACCGGCGAGGGCAAGCTGCTCGCGCCGCTCCTCGGGCTCGAACTCGACGCGCAGTTGCTGCCGGTCGCCCAGCAGCGGGCCGTGGTCGAGCTGTTCGTGGAGGCCGACCCGGAGCGCGAGAGCGACGGGCCCGCGACCACGCCGCCGTTCCTCGTCGACATCAGCGAGCAGGGGCGTCCGGCCGTGTACGCGCGGCTCGTCGGACCGTACGAGATCATCGGCCTGGACACCCCGGACGGGGAGCGCAGTGCCCTGCTGCACGAGGCGCTCGCCCTGCTGCTCCTGCACCGCGAGGGCGTCCACCCGCGGGTGCTGTCCTCCGCGCTGTGGCCGCGCGGCGTCACCGACGACGTGCGCAGCGCGCTGCTGGACCGGCTGCGGATCTGGCTCGGCACCGACCCCGACGGCACGCCCCGCCTCGGCAGGGACGCGAGCGGGCGGCTCACCCTCGCCAAGACCGTCGTCTCCGACCTGGACGTGCTGCGCTCCCTCTACCACGAGGCCACGCAGGGCAAGGGCGTCGACAGCCGGGCCGTGCGCGGGCGGCTGCTCACCGACGCACTGGTGCTGGTGCGCGGGCCGCTGCTCGCCGACCGGCCCGAAGGGCGCTACCGGTGGCTCACCCACGAGATCGTCGACGCCCAGCTGCCGCTGCTCGTCGCGGACACGGGCCTCGCGCTGTGCGAGTTCCACATGGAGAAGAACCGCGCGGAGAAGGCGATCGAGGCGCTGAACGCGGCCCTGCGCACCGCTCCGGCCGACGAGCGCCTGTGGCACGAGCTGCTGCGCGCCACCCACTCCACCGGCGACTCGGAGCGGCTGACCGGACTCGCCACCGACCTCATCGGCCGCAGCGGGGCCCGCGGGCTGCCGCCGCGCACCGAGGCGCTGCTCGACGAGCTGCTGCCGACGTGGCGTGACGCGATCGCCGCGACGGGATGA
- a CDS encoding prepilin peptidase: MSIWVLVAAAALWGAAAGALLPRAAYRFSAPSGEAWREACPGGHALGGWLGRAACPECAERGYGPRTTPLVIATALVCAVLAAATGTRPELGVWLLLAPVGVLLTVVDFRVRRLPDPLTLPFAAAALALLGLTALVPEHAGVWTTALLGSLALGGGYFVLFLVNPAGMGFGDVKLALGAGAALGWYGWPTVMLGTFAGFLLGALYGAALVVTRRATRKTAIPFGPFLITGAYLGLLVGSRTA; encoded by the coding sequence ATGAGCATCTGGGTGCTGGTCGCCGCCGCCGCGCTGTGGGGCGCGGCGGCCGGAGCGCTGCTGCCGCGCGCGGCCTACCGGTTCTCGGCGCCCTCGGGTGAGGCATGGCGGGAGGCGTGCCCCGGCGGGCACGCCCTGGGCGGCTGGCTGGGGCGCGCGGCGTGCCCGGAATGCGCGGAGCGCGGATACGGGCCCCGTACGACCCCCCTGGTGATCGCCACCGCCCTGGTCTGCGCCGTCCTCGCCGCCGCGACCGGCACCCGCCCCGAGCTCGGCGTCTGGCTGCTGCTCGCCCCGGTCGGGGTGCTGCTCACGGTCGTCGACTTCCGCGTACGGCGCCTGCCCGACCCGCTCACCCTCCCCTTCGCCGCCGCCGCTCTGGCCCTGCTGGGCCTCACCGCCCTCGTCCCCGAGCACGCGGGCGTCTGGACGACCGCCCTGCTCGGCTCCCTCGCGCTGGGCGGCGGCTACTTCGTCCTGTTCCTCGTCAACCCCGCGGGCATGGGCTTCGGCGACGTCAAACTCGCCCTCGGCGCCGGTGCGGCCCTCGGCTGGTACGGCTGGCCGACGGTCATGCTCGGCACGTTCGCCGGCTTCCTCCTGGGCGCGCTGTACGGCGCCGCCCTGGTCGTCACCCGCCGGGCCACCCGCAAGACGGCCATCCCCTTCGGCCCGTTCCTGATCACGGGGGCGTACCTGGGGCTTCTCGTGGGTTCCCGCACGGCCTGA
- a CDS encoding imidazolonepropionase-like domain-containing protein: MLTIHAAPLVLPAGAAPGMDAPGMDAPGMGAPVVDGAVAVDGDRVIAVGPYDEVAEDAPGARVRRWPGVLTPGLRQWHPLWLLRQCYHPDPREADELGEQPLWGERLAALGDLTEARWSGSVRRGVQRMLRYGTTAVASPGARFRDPVVATAVARSGLTVVGTAGAPGMLLGERPDLDPFAEGYDLPGTVHGPLTVGGRADLAVFDVPDEAALRERGAATCVATVLAGRLVYRAR; this comes from the coding sequence GTGCTGACGATTCACGCCGCCCCGCTGGTCCTCCCGGCGGGCGCGGCACCCGGCATGGACGCACCCGGCATGGACGCACCCGGCATGGGCGCACCCGTCGTGGACGGCGCCGTGGCGGTCGACGGTGACCGGGTCATCGCCGTGGGGCCCTACGACGAGGTCGCCGAGGACGCGCCCGGCGCGCGGGTGCGGCGCTGGCCCGGCGTGCTCACCCCGGGCCTGCGCCAGTGGCACCCGCTGTGGCTGCTGCGCCAGTGCTACCACCCCGACCCCCGTGAGGCCGACGAGCTGGGCGAACAGCCCTTGTGGGGCGAGCGGCTGGCCGCCCTGGGCGACCTCACCGAGGCCCGCTGGTCGGGCAGTGTGCGGCGCGGTGTGCAGCGGATGCTGCGCTACGGCACGACCGCGGTCGCCTCACCCGGCGCCCGCTTCCGCGATCCGGTGGTGGCCACGGCCGTCGCCCGCTCAGGTCTGACCGTCGTGGGGACCGCTGGGGCTCCCGGAATGCTGCTCGGTGAGCGGCCCGACCTCGACCCGTTCGCGGAGGGGTACGACCTCCCGGGCACGGTCCACGGCCCGTTGACCGTGGGCGGCCGGGCCGACCTGGCCGTGTTCGACGTGCCCGACGAGGCGGCCCTGCGCGAGCGCGGCGCGGCGACCTGTGTGGCGACCGTGCTGGCGGGCCGGCTGGTGTACCGGGCCCGCTGA
- the mqnC gene encoding cyclic dehypoxanthinyl futalosine synthase: MTEKADLQPILDRAAAGGRITPDEALVLYRDAPLHALGAAADAVRRRRYAGTEHIATYIIERNINYTNVCVTACKFCAFYAPPKAKDKGWTRDLDDILRRCAETVELGGTQIMFQGGHHPDYGVEYYEKHFAAIKKEFPQLVIHSLGASEVEHMARISKVSVDEAIQRIHAAGLDSFAGAGAELLPERPRKAIAPLKESGERWLEIMEIAHNLGVESTSTMLMGTGETNAERIEHLRMIRDVQDRTGGFRAFIPYTYQPENNHLKGRTQATLFEYLRMIAIARLFMDNIAHIQGSWLTTGKEVGQLSLHYGADDLGSIMLEENVVSSAGAKHRSNRMEIIDLIRKAGRVPAQRATTYEHLVVHDDPANDPVDDRVVSHISSTAIEGGTAHPELKLLAPN, encoded by the coding sequence GTGACCGAGAAGGCCGACCTTCAGCCCATCCTCGACCGCGCAGCCGCCGGTGGGCGGATCACCCCGGACGAGGCTCTCGTGCTGTACCGGGACGCCCCGCTGCACGCGCTGGGCGCCGCCGCCGACGCCGTACGCCGCCGCCGGTACGCCGGGACCGAGCACATCGCGACGTACATCATCGAGCGCAACATCAACTACACGAACGTGTGCGTCACGGCGTGCAAGTTCTGCGCGTTCTACGCCCCGCCGAAGGCCAAGGACAAGGGCTGGACGCGCGACCTGGACGACATCCTGCGCCGCTGCGCGGAGACCGTCGAGCTGGGCGGCACGCAGATCATGTTCCAGGGCGGGCACCACCCGGACTACGGCGTGGAGTACTACGAGAAGCACTTCGCGGCGATCAAGAAGGAATTCCCGCAGCTGGTCATCCACAGCCTGGGCGCCTCCGAGGTCGAGCACATGGCCCGGATCTCCAAGGTGAGCGTGGACGAGGCCATCCAGCGCATTCACGCCGCCGGCCTCGACTCCTTCGCCGGCGCCGGTGCCGAGCTGCTGCCCGAGCGGCCCCGCAAGGCCATCGCCCCGCTGAAGGAGTCCGGCGAGCGCTGGCTGGAGATCATGGAGATCGCGCACAACCTGGGCGTGGAATCCACCTCCACCATGCTGATGGGCACCGGCGAGACCAACGCCGAGCGCATCGAGCACCTGCGGATGATCCGGGACGTCCAGGACCGCACGGGCGGCTTCCGCGCCTTCATCCCGTACACGTACCAGCCCGAGAACAACCATCTGAAGGGCCGCACGCAGGCGACGCTCTTCGAGTACCTGCGGATGATCGCCATCGCGCGGCTGTTCATGGACAACATCGCCCACATCCAGGGCTCCTGGCTGACCACGGGCAAGGAGGTCGGGCAGCTCTCCCTGCACTACGGCGCCGACGACCTCGGCTCGATCATGCTGGAGGAGAACGTGGTGTCGTCGGCCGGTGCCAAGCACCGGTCCAACCGGATGGAGATCATCGATCTGATCCGGAAGGCGGGCCGGGTGCCCGCCCAGCGCGCGACCACCTACGAGCACCTCGTCGTCCACGACGACCCGGCGAACGACCCGGTCGACGACCGCGTCGTCTCGCACATCTCCTCCACGGCCATCGAGGGCGGCACGGCTCACCCCGAGCTGAAGCTGCTGGCGCCCAACTGA
- a CDS encoding chitinase translates to MRSYRKPAAAGLGCLLALATAACSGQGDAAPPATGAPTSAASPTATAAAGTSYAPYVSATEAAGTDSAGSPRTYNLAFVIADGDACTPRWNGTHAIGDAKVTSRIAKLKADGGRVRVSFGGASGRELAANCDSAAELAAAYGKALDAAGTTLADFDIEGDELSDSASVALRSKAIARLQEERTGLQVSFTLPVMPSGLDKDGLALLASANDNGVQVSTVNLMTMNYGSSYDGDMGGYALTSAKAAHTQLKKVFGTSDATAWQGMALTSMIGVNDVGNETFTLGDAAEVREFAEEKGIAWVSMWSTARDRQCADGSKSSKAAVNCSGVTQGPGAFGKAFAG, encoded by the coding sequence ATGAGGAGTTACCGGAAACCGGCGGCGGCCGGGCTGGGCTGTCTGCTCGCCCTCGCCACCGCCGCATGCTCCGGGCAGGGCGACGCGGCCCCTCCGGCCACCGGGGCGCCGACGTCCGCCGCGTCTCCCACGGCGACGGCCGCGGCCGGCACCTCGTACGCCCCGTACGTCAGCGCCACCGAGGCCGCCGGCACCGACTCGGCCGGCTCCCCCAGGACGTACAACCTGGCGTTCGTCATAGCCGACGGCGACGCCTGCACCCCGCGCTGGAACGGCACGCACGCCATCGGCGACGCGAAGGTCACCTCCCGGATCGCGAAACTCAAGGCGGACGGCGGCCGGGTCCGGGTCTCCTTCGGCGGCGCCTCCGGCAGGGAACTCGCGGCGAACTGCGACAGCGCCGCGGAGCTGGCGGCGGCGTACGGCAAGGCCCTGGACGCGGCCGGCACCACCCTCGCCGACTTCGACATCGAGGGCGACGAGCTCTCCGACTCCGCGTCCGTCGCCCTGCGTTCGAAGGCGATCGCACGGTTGCAGGAGGAACGGACCGGCCTTCAGGTCTCGTTCACGCTCCCGGTGATGCCCTCGGGCCTCGACAAGGACGGCCTGGCGCTCCTCGCCTCCGCCAACGACAACGGCGTGCAGGTCTCCACCGTCAACCTCATGACGATGAACTACGGCTCTTCCTACGACGGTGACATGGGCGGCTACGCCCTCACCTCCGCAAAGGCCGCGCACACCCAGCTGAAGAAGGTCTTCGGCACCTCCGACGCGACCGCCTGGCAGGGCATGGCGCTCACCTCGATGATCGGCGTCAACGACGTCGGCAACGAGACCTTCACCCTCGGGGACGCCGCGGAGGTGCGGGAGTTCGCCGAGGAGAAGGGCATCGCCTGGGTGTCGATGTGGTCGACGGCCCGGGACCGGCAGTGCGCGGACGGCTCCAAGTCGTCCAAGGCGGCGGTGAATTGCAGCGGGGTGACGCAGGGGCCGGGGGCGTTCGGGAAGGCCTTCGCGGGCTGA